The Saccharomyces mikatae IFO 1815 strain IFO1815 genome assembly, chromosome: 13 genome has a segment encoding these proteins:
- the TAP42 gene encoding Tap42p (similar to Saccharomyces cerevisiae TAP42 (YMR028W); ancestral locus Anc_2.581), translated as MASITEQFNVIISTYSTKLEHSSLRQDSPEYQELLLSTIKKLLNLRTSVFDKLALFSVNETIDDVSTTSIKFLAVDYYLGLLISRRQSNDSNVTQKQSMKLIYLKKSIESSVNFLTILQDYKILNPLIGEKLGYFKDRYEPQLSELYAQPKNDKDLSAAQLKREEKIKLFQRNKEIDAKLHHLESNLKNDDEDHDHDELLRELYLMRLEQFSLNTFNNIEQNLYECEMLSNFLKSTAHQNKSSSARIQKESSASDSTDFTDKLESINKPLIDKKGQVLRNFTLVDKRQQLQQKVRGYGQYGPTMSVEEFLDKEFEDGRVLQGGEEPEQAPDEENMAWQDKETYKAREWDEFKESHSKGSGNTMNRG; from the coding sequence atggCATCGATAACAGAACAGTTTAATGTTATCATTAGTACATACTCCACAAAATTAGAACACTCATCCTTGAGGCAAGATTCGCCGGAATACCAAGAATTATTGCTTTCTACGAttaaaaaattattgaacCTACGGACCTCggtttttgataaattagCGTTATTTAGTGTCAATGAGACCATTGATGATGTATCTACTACTTCcatcaaattcttggcAGTTGATTACTATCTAGGTCTGTTGATATCAAGGCGACAGTCGAACGATTCAAATGTTACTCAAAAACAGTCTATGAAATTGATTTAcctaaaaaaaagcattgAATCATCCGTTAACTTCTTAACAATTTTACAGGATTATAAAATTCTAAATCCTTTAATTGGCGAAAAACTAGGATACTTCAAGGATCGTTATGAACCACAACTGAGCGAATTGTATGCGCAACCAAAGAATGATAAAGATTTATCTGCGGCACagttgaaaagagaagagaagatCAAATTATTTCAGCgcaataaagaaattgacgCAAAGTTGCATCATTTAGAGTCGAATCttaaaaatgatgacgaGGATCACGATCATGATGAGCTGCTAAGAGAGTTATATTTGATGAGGCTAGAACAATTTAGTCTTAATACATTCAATAACATAGAACAAAATTTATATGAGTGTGAAATGCTCTCTAATTTTCTCAAGAGTACTGCACATCAAAATAAATCATCAAGTGCTCGAATTCAAAAGGAGTCAAGTGCCAGTGATTCCACTGATTTCACAGACAAATTAGAAAGTATTAATAAACCGTTGATAGACAAGAAAGGCCAAGTTCTGAGGAACTTCACTCTTGTCGACAAGAGGCAACAGCTGCAGCAAAAAGTGCGCGGATACGGTCAATATGGACCAACAATGTCTGTGGAAGAGTTTCTAGATAAAGAGTTTGAAGATGGTCGAGTCCTTCAAGGTGGTGAAGAACCAGAACAAGCTCCggatgaagaaaacatgGCCTGGCAAGATAAAGAAACCTACAAAGCTCGTGAGTGGGACGAATTCAAGGAAAGTCATTCAAAAGGAAGCGGAAATACCATGAATAGAGGATAG
- the FAR8 gene encoding Far8p (similar to Saccharomyces cerevisiae FAR8 (YMR029C); ancestral locus Anc_2.583): protein MAINQTHVHPHYTLPGVMHYLQTEFTKNERDRITWELERSEMKARIAELEGENRDLKHQLNQMKPKSVSAEGEREVKSVSDSLLKSKLAVQENVKEIIYLLKSPNTVNQLESLNSKDAGAHLHELEKLNVNTPIDDDVGANGMDILNNALLDKPKQDSPRVSSPTEVKSLFSTTSKRESSETVSKIQSDLQKVDLISSFGDLVALYDADSRSLEIHQVDPNLKSKSVTKISIGKDCNILKFLWVSSSKFFIVDNSLHLKLYSISSASLISDLNLLQDSKNPFSLDDIINIDFKNKWLLIAGNNKPQIKIWELGNIDATEDVPINIKEVYGIEHDNEYDDNNDSAEILDCIFGITEKSLILLSSNPYQLTIYDFEGKPLQKIDLKVDTILSGKPDEECYHLFLDEKTSKLLIQLSNERLLVYSFDKKKIVLKEQLTPSSTLPIQLNLNDSIISISYNNGDFEFRNLENLKPLIDEFIVTNINPPGNEEPVLFSSNLTVDSIPVLITVNKNNEVLLHKIKLIDAGRKE, encoded by the coding sequence ATGGCCATCAACCAGACACATGTTCATCCTCACTACACGTTACCTGGGGTAATGCACTACCTGCAAACAGAGTTCACCAAGAATGAAAGAGATAGAATCACATGGGAGCTGGAAAGATCGGAAATGAAGGCAAGAATTGCTGAACTAGAGGGCGAAAATAGGGACTTGAAACACCAATTGAACCAAATGAAACCGAAATCTGTTTCTGCTGAAGGTGAAAGGGAAGTAAAGTCTGTATCTGATTCATTATTGAAATCCAAGCTGGCCGTTCAAGAAAACGTTAAGGAAATTATCTATTTGCTAAAAAGCCCTAACACGGTTAATCAGTTAGAGTCACTAAATAGCAAAGATGCTGGCGCCCACTTGCATGAGTTGGAGAAACTGAACGTCAATACACCTATTGATGACGATGTGGGCGCAAATGGAATGGATATTTTAAATAATGCTCTTTTGGATAAACCCAAACAAGACTCTCCAAGGGTGTCATCGCCGACTGAAGTGAAATCTTTGTTTAGTACAACTAGTAAGCGTGAGAGTAGTGAGACGGTATCGAAAATTCAATCTGATTTGCAGAAAGTTGATCTCATCAGCTCTTTCGGCGATCTCGTTGCACTTTATGATGCAGACAGTAGATCATTGGAAATTCATCAAGTGGATCCCAACTTAAAATCCAAATCTGTTACGAAGATTTCTATAGGGAAAGATTGCAatattttaaaatttttatgGGTTTCATCCTCcaaattctttattgttgataatagTTTGCACTTGAAATTATACTCTATTTCCAGTGCATCCTTGATTTCTGATTTGAACCTATTACAAGACTCAAAAAACCCTTTTTCGCTCGATGATATCATCAACATCGATTTCAAGAACAAATGGCTGTTGATAGCCGGTAACAATAAACCGCAAATTAAGATCTGGGAACTAGGTAATATAGATGCCACTGAAGATGTTCCAATTAACATAAAAGAAGTATACGGCATAGAACATGATAATGAATATGACGATAATAATGATTCTGCGGAAATTTTGGATTGTATATTCGGCATaacagaaaaatctttgatattACTATCTTCAAACCCATATCAGCTAACTATATATGATTTCGAAGGTAAGCCtctacaaaaaattgactTGAAGGTCGATACAATATTGTCAGGTAAGCCAGATGAAGAGTGTTACCATTTATTCTTGGATGAGAAAACGTCTAAACTATTGATTCAATTAAGCAACGAAAGGTTACTggtttattcttttgataagaaaaaaattgttttaAAGGAACAATTGACTCCATCATCAACACTGCCAATACAGCTCAATTTAAATGACAGTATAATCTCCATATCATATAATAACGGGGACTTTGAGTTTAGAAATTTAGAGAACTTGAAACCTTTGATTGACGAATTCATCGTAACAAACATCAACCCCCCAGGAAATGAAGAGCCTgtcttgttttcttcaaatttgacGGTAGATTCTATACCAGTATTAATCACCgtgaataaaaataacgAAGTTCTCTTGCACAAAATCAAACTAATTGATGCAGGCAGAAAAGAATGA
- the RSF1 gene encoding Rsf1p (similar to Saccharomyces cerevisiae RSF1 (YMR030W)) — MGKFTITEDPSQDSECMVDITTLPNFPCNRSGNPREDINLVPNKMETPRILNMTMVPDYLQKENFSPEFSSATVSARSSPVNVAHNESLSFETTGSSSARGSKYAIQRQQQQQATDFIESSMQLLSSEALSFKPDIMKTLELPVPKRRDIKGNHLSKLLFAKSPLTINTYCQFYDRKNKRICNQEIIWKDKNSREKHGSRKYQRHLSKVHGVQLTPKNFTQFFDHNSPLFQECYDYQSRLMGDLLVQPNIKSKENKRKQVENATRNLSETEHSFTNRQVQQQNVRELQSKIAMNELIEILIDLNIPFSVLDYQPMRNWLIKYSIISTDTLPDEVYFKTDPDVNELNHVNNNPNTSNNSTIHNHNQNQHTN, encoded by the coding sequence ATGGGGAAATTTACTATAACTGAAGACCCTTCTCAAGACAGTGAGTGCATGGTTGATATAACAACACTGCCTAATTTTCCTTGTAACCGTAGTGGCAACCCACGTGAGGATATTAATCTGGTGCCCAACAAGATGGAAACTCCAAGGATACTGAATATGACGATGGTACCAGATTATTTACAGaaagagaatttttctccggaattttcttctgctaCAGTATCTGCGAGGTCATCACCTGTGAACGTTGCCCATAACGAGTCGCTCTCATTTGAAACCACTGGTTCGAGTAGTGCAAGGGGCTCTAAGTATGCGATTCAAAggcaacagcaacaacaagcAACAGATTTCATAGAGAGTAGTATGCAGCTGTTGTCTTCAGAGGCACTGAGTTTCAAACCAGATATCATGAAAACTTTAGAGCTGCCTGTTCccaaaagaagagataTTAAGGGCAATCATCTATCcaaattattatttgctAAATCACCTCTCACTATCAACACATATTGTCAATTTTATGATCGTAAGAACAAACGTATATGTAACCAAGAAATAATTTGGAAAGATAAGAATAGTAGAGAAAAGCATGGGTCAAGGAAGTATCAAAGGCACTTAAGCAAAGTTCATGGCGTTCAATTGACACCCAAAAATTTTactcaattttttgatcatAATTCTCCACTTTTTCAAGAATGCTATGACTACCAATCTAGATTGATGGGTGATTTACTGGTTCAACCAAATATCAAATcgaaagaaaacaaaagaaaacaggTAGAGAATGCCACGAGAAACCTTTCTGAAACAGAACATAGCTTTACCAACCGCCAGGTGCAACAACAGAATGTTCGAGAACTTCAATCAAAAATAGCTATGAATGAATTGATAGAGATTCTCATCGATTTAAACATTCCATTTTCTGTTTTAGATTATCAACCTATGAGAAACTGGCTCATCAAatattcaataatttcaacAGATACTTTACCAGATGAAGTATATTTTAAAACTGATCCAGACGTCAATGAACTGAACCACGTTAACAATAATCCAAACACTAGCAATAACAGCACTATTCATAATCATAATCAGAACCAACATACAAATTAA